From the Bacillus sp. 2205SS5-2 genome, the window TTAGTCCAGGATCTAGGTCAACTCCACTCGCTCTTATGTTAGCTGAACATCCTAACATGGAGCTTTATATTAACATTGATGAAAGATCTGCAGGTTTTTTTGCTTTAGGTCTTGCGAAGGCCTCACATACTCCAGTTGCAATTCTTTGTACGTCGGGTACTGCGGCTGCAAACTATTTTCCCGCTATTATTGAAGCCCGCTATAGTCGGGTTCCGTTGATTGTATTGACAGCAGACCGCCCTCATGAACTTAGAGAAGTAGGTGCGCCACAGGCAATTGATCAAGTAGATCTCTACGGTAAGCATGTGAAATGGTTTGTGGATTTGCCTATTCCAGAAGAAAATCCAGCTGTATTGAGCTTTGTTCAATCAGCGATAAAGCGAAGTGTACTAACAGCTATCGAAGCCCCTTCTGGTCCTGTGCATCTTAATATCCCATTTCGTGAACCACTATTGCCGGATCTCGCTCTTGCTAAAAACTACTTTATCTCAACTGATCAAGGCTTTTACATAGGTAAGAAAAGAATATCAAGTGAGATAGCAGAAAATTTGGCTAAAGAGTTGAATGAGAAACAAAAGGGATTGATTATTTGTGGTCCAATGGAAAATAGTCGCCATGTGAAGTCGATTATTCAGCTAGCTAAAAAGCTACAGTTTCCGTTGTTGGCCGACCCACTCTCCTATTTAAGAGGGAGTTACGAGGATGAAATCATTGGATGTTACGACTCTTTTTTACGAGTGGAAGAATTAGGACGCCAATTGGAACCCGATCTCGTCATTCGTTTTGGAGCGATGCCTGTATCGAAAGCATTATCGACCTTTTTACAAAAACAAAAAACCATACCTCATTGGATTATCGACCCAGGAAGTGATTGGAGAGACCCTAATAGTAGCGGTAGACAAACAATTTATGCAGATGAATCTCTTTTTTGTGAAGATATTCTCTCCTACTTGGCCGAAGGGAACACTTCTGAATGGTTAGAAGGCTGGAAAGTAGCCAATCACATAACAATGAAAGAAATAACCTCTTTGAAAACATTGGATTCCATTGATGAAGTCACCCTTTTTTCGACATTAGGAAAAAACCTTCCTCCTTCTTCAACTCTTTTTGTTGGAAATAGTATGCCAATAAGAGATATGGATACCTTT encodes:
- the menD gene encoding 2-succinyl-5-enolpyruvyl-6-hydroxy-3-cyclohexene-1-carboxylic-acid synthase: MNHKEALTAYSAGIVHQLIESGVDKVVVSPGSRSTPLALMLAEHPNMELYINIDERSAGFFALGLAKASHTPVAILCTSGTAAANYFPAIIEARYSRVPLIVLTADRPHELREVGAPQAIDQVDLYGKHVKWFVDLPIPEENPAVLSFVQSAIKRSVLTAIEAPSGPVHLNIPFREPLLPDLALAKNYFISTDQGFYIGKKRISSEIAENLAKELNEKQKGLIICGPMENSRHVKSIIQLAKKLQFPLLADPLSYLRGSYEDEIIGCYDSFLRVEELGRQLEPDLVIRFGAMPVSKALSTFLQKQKTIPHWIIDPGSDWRDPNSSGRQTIYADESLFCEDILSYLAEGNTSEWLEGWKVANHITMKEITSLKTLDSIDEVTLFSTLGKNLPPSSTLFVGNSMPIRDMDTFFQATDQDITVLANRGANGIDGIVSAALGVGAVKPNTYLIIGDLSFFHDLNGLLAAKMNKINITIILINNDGGGIFSYLPQAKDPTHYELLFGTPTNIDFKKSVEQFGGQFVSVQTRDEWEKSMELTRFQEGISVIEVCRSRSESVDSHRSFWRSVSQEIRNWLEVEEL